Proteins from one Paenibacillus amylolyticus genomic window:
- a CDS encoding SgrR family transcriptional regulator: MKLHQQYLLLHRQFGHHREHELTLADLAELLDCTHRNTLTIVKKMVAQDWIRWVSQRGRGRRSSLTLLIPADQIAAEYMMQAMNRRELQEAAEQVSAFSSSTAMQDHLNQWLLGYSGHHTEAGTNNEQIDTLRLPLRQQLHALDPLYINLLAESFVTSHVFDGLVQRGDQGEILPCLAHTWDVSADRQTWTFYLRKGIIFHNG, encoded by the coding sequence TTGAAATTACATCAGCAATACCTGCTATTACATCGCCAATTCGGTCACCATAGAGAACATGAACTTACGCTTGCTGACCTCGCTGAATTACTCGATTGCACGCATCGTAACACATTAACAATTGTCAAAAAGATGGTTGCTCAAGACTGGATACGTTGGGTTTCTCAGCGTGGACGCGGTCGCCGTTCTTCACTGACCTTGCTCATCCCGGCTGATCAAATCGCCGCTGAATACATGATGCAGGCCATGAATCGCCGGGAATTGCAGGAAGCTGCCGAGCAGGTGAGTGCATTCTCCAGTTCAACAGCCATGCAGGATCATCTAAACCAGTGGTTACTAGGATATTCAGGCCATCATACAGAAGCAGGCACCAATAATGAGCAGATTGATACACTTCGGTTACCCCTGCGCCAACAGCTTCATGCGCTTGATCCGCTGTACATTAATTTGCTCGCTGAGTCCTTTGTTACCAGTCATGTCTTTGACGGGTTGGTTCAGCGGGGTGATCAAGGCGAGATTCTCCCCTGTCTCGCTCATACCTGGGATGTTAGTGCAGACCGACAGACCTGGACGTTTTATTTACGAAAAGGCATTATATTTCACAATGGTTAG
- a CDS encoding ABC transporter substrate-binding protein, translating to MHTFERLQSTVRRTLYRDVSKQILSIEAVDYLTVCFQLQEPHELFLSFLTTSRAAIVPSPGTHEQSKKHTGDVDGMQKPVGTGPFKVTAWDDHLCRLEAFSSYFQGRAHMDRVDILQIPWSASDKMDGHQEIETPFFHLVHNPSSSASSDWTQISAGVMVHKLLTCNTQKPDR from the coding sequence GTGCATACGTTTGAACGGCTGCAATCCACAGTTCGGCGGACACTGTACCGTGATGTAAGTAAACAGATTTTATCTATCGAAGCGGTCGATTACTTAACCGTGTGTTTTCAGCTTCAAGAGCCTCACGAATTGTTTTTGTCTTTCCTGACGACAAGTCGTGCGGCAATTGTACCTTCACCCGGAACACACGAACAGAGCAAGAAGCATACGGGTGATGTCGATGGAATGCAAAAACCTGTCGGAACCGGGCCGTTCAAGGTTACTGCTTGGGATGATCACTTGTGCAGACTTGAAGCCTTTTCATCGTATTTCCAGGGTAGAGCTCATATGGATCGGGTAGATATTCTGCAAATTCCGTGGAGTGCCTCGGACAAAATGGATGGTCATCAAGAGATCGAAACTCCATTCTTCCACCTTGTCCATAATCCGTCTTCGTCTGCAAGTTCAGACTGGACACAGATTAGTGCAGGTGTAATGGTTCATAAATTACTCACGTGTAATACGCAAAAACCGGACCGTTAA
- a CDS encoding AAA family ATPase, whose translation MSKLIFFLGGAGSGKTTLAKALSRKHKAAFFDMDILLRPAAEAIMTLQGLDPSDRDSPEYKRLCRDLGYRITMDAALDNVQLGIDTIVVGPFTKEIGTTDWIAQELARIARSLEDTDVRVAYIYLENEALYHKRITARQSPLDEWKLDNWDTFTASLVRKEVAWSLPASSVAYIDNSSDDPAIAYAELERRMYE comes from the coding sequence ATGAGTAAACTAATTTTCTTTCTTGGCGGTGCCGGGAGCGGCAAAACCACGCTTGCCAAAGCCCTTTCCCGTAAACATAAAGCTGCTTTCTTCGACATGGATATCCTGCTTCGTCCCGCGGCTGAGGCAATCATGACCCTTCAGGGACTCGATCCTTCCGACCGGGATTCACCTGAATACAAACGGCTGTGCCGTGATCTTGGGTATCGCATTACGATGGACGCCGCACTAGATAACGTGCAGCTGGGTATTGATACAATTGTTGTCGGGCCATTTACCAAAGAAATCGGAACAACGGATTGGATTGCTCAGGAACTTGCACGGATTGCACGTTCTCTGGAAGATACGGATGTGCGGGTGGCTTATATTTATCTGGAGAATGAAGCCTTGTATCACAAGCGGATTACAGCGAGACAATCTCCATTGGATGAATGGAAACTTGATAACTGGGATACCTTCACAGCTTCTCTCGTTCGTAAAGAAGTAGCTTGGTCGCTCCCTGCTTCATCCGTCGCTTACATTGACAACTCCAGTGATGATCCGGCCATTGCCTATGCCGAACTTGAACGACGGATGTACGAGTAA
- a CDS encoding DUF4173 domain-containing protein, producing the protein MLIGLVASLPILIVVIALLSSADGVFDQYLSGFPEWLNQLTFTPGLPRIIWVLVAGILLFGYVWGFVQPMQYEAEKRENAHWKNGERTPVQREPFRLDPIIMGTMLIVINGVYVLFVLVQFSYLFGAGEGQLPVDLSYAEYARSGFAELILVTGINFFILIVALQFTRPSGKAGSIVHQVLLLILVSCSAIMLYSAFMRLNLYEQAYGYTYIRFLVHAFMIFLALLLLIAGLRIRYTSIPLIRCYIILALTAYVAVNYVGMDRRIAELNIERYHQTGDIDVTYLASLSADATPLLREFALKEYPDLKREMLERQAYLEMDTSNRAWPSYNVAKHKAELEMSKLRTE; encoded by the coding sequence GTGCTCATCGGTCTTGTGGCGTCTTTGCCTATTCTTATCGTTGTCATCGCATTACTGTCTTCAGCTGACGGAGTCTTCGATCAATATTTATCCGGTTTCCCGGAGTGGCTGAATCAACTAACTTTTACGCCAGGATTGCCCAGAATCATCTGGGTTCTCGTCGCGGGCATATTGCTATTCGGTTATGTATGGGGATTTGTGCAGCCGATGCAATATGAGGCAGAGAAGAGAGAGAATGCACATTGGAAAAATGGAGAACGCACTCCGGTTCAGCGGGAACCATTCAGGTTGGACCCCATCATTATGGGTACGATGCTGATCGTCATCAACGGTGTGTACGTTTTGTTTGTGCTTGTACAGTTTTCGTATCTGTTTGGTGCGGGAGAGGGACAACTTCCGGTAGACTTGTCTTACGCGGAGTATGCGAGAAGTGGATTCGCCGAGTTGATTCTCGTTACGGGTATTAACTTTTTTATTCTTATTGTTGCTTTGCAATTTACGCGTCCGAGTGGAAAAGCGGGTTCCATCGTACATCAGGTACTGCTCCTGATCCTGGTCAGCTGTTCAGCAATTATGTTATATTCCGCGTTTATGCGCCTAAATCTGTATGAGCAAGCATATGGATATACCTACATTCGGTTTCTGGTACACGCATTCATGATTTTTCTGGCACTTCTGTTGCTGATTGCCGGCCTTCGTATACGGTATACGTCGATTCCACTGATTCGCTGCTATATTATACTGGCGCTTACTGCCTATGTTGCGGTCAATTATGTGGGCATGGATCGCAGAATTGCCGAATTGAACATAGAACGTTACCACCAGACTGGCGATATTGATGTCACCTACCTGGCAAGTCTATCGGCTGATGCAACTCCGTTACTTCGAGAGTTTGCGCTGAAGGAGTACCCGGATCTCAAGAGAGAAATGCTGGAACGTCAAGCTTATCTGGAGATGGATACATCCAATCGTGCCTGGCCTTCTTATAACGTTGCCAAACACAAAGCTGAGCTAGAAATGTCCAAATTGAGAACGGAGTAG
- a CDS encoding TIM barrel protein encodes MYTDKQEYSFSTCWNIKRHTTGQGMIEEIKSLGFRQVELNYNVTEEMLKTIEPMIERGEIGVSSVHNTFPHVADPDYGTDSVLLGFDDEPRRKRAIELLLRSAEYAHRYGAKAVVVHPGEVPFEYNIDEALKKIYHDQGPDSPAYQSLWQEMLEKREDASAHYLSRIQESLEEVCELSEQRGTGEFRY; translated from the coding sequence ATGTATACGGACAAACAGGAATATTCGTTCTCGACATGTTGGAATATTAAACGTCATACGACCGGACAAGGTATGATCGAGGAGATCAAGTCTCTCGGATTTAGACAGGTTGAACTGAACTACAACGTCACGGAAGAGATGCTGAAGACGATAGAGCCGATGATTGAACGGGGTGAGATCGGTGTATCCAGTGTGCATAATACATTTCCGCATGTGGCTGATCCGGATTATGGGACAGATTCCGTCCTGCTTGGATTCGACGATGAGCCGCGCCGCAAACGGGCAATTGAACTGTTGCTTCGCTCAGCCGAGTACGCACATCGATATGGTGCCAAGGCGGTCGTTGTACATCCCGGTGAGGTGCCGTTTGAATACAATATAGATGAAGCGTTAAAAAAGATATATCATGATCAAGGGCCGGATTCACCCGCATATCAATCTTTATGGCAAGAGATGCTGGAGAAGCGGGAAGATGCTAGCGCACATTACCTGAGCCGGATTCAGGAGAGTCTGGAAGAGGTGTGTGAGTTGTCAGAGCAGCGGGGTACGGGTGAATTTCGGTATTGA